The sequence below is a genomic window from Pseudomonas cannabina.
TTACCGCCACTGATCATTACCGAAGAGCAATGCCAACTGGTCGTTCAACGATTTGAAGAAGCACTCAAGGCCGCGTTGATTCAACTGCGCTGATTCAATTACGTCAATAAGTACGCCACCGCGTGATCAGCAAAGTGAAATTGAATCAGAACTTTCGATGAACAGACAGCGCGACTGCGCTGAGGGCTTATCGGCAATTTTTTGCCCGGCAACGCCCGCAGAAAGTTTGGCTGTTATGTGGCAGACATTGAAATCAGTACCTGTTACCGCGCCATTAAAACAGTAAGCGTATAGCGACTGTGGAGCAGACATGACTAATACCGATCGCACCGTTTTATCCAACATGGTGAGCGAGCTGGCGACGACACGTGCCTTACTCAATTGCCTGATCAAGGAATTCGCCCTGCCTGAAAACTGCCTCCAATACACGTGGCCGCAAGACACGCAGGGCATTGCGCCAGGCAGTTTTGTCGACGGCGGACACTGGAAAGGCATTCCACTGACCATCAGCCTGCCCAATCAACAGCAGTTCTTTGTGCTGGTGGATCGCCAGGACCGCCTGGGCAGTCACCGCTACCTTTCCGATGTCTACGCTCGCCATGGTCAGGGCACGTGGCGTTGCCTGGCATTTCCGGAGTTTGCCCGTCAGTTGCTGACGGCGTGTGAGCACATGACCCGCGCCAGCAACGACGAACTGCTGGATCAGGTGCTGCAAAGCCAGCACCTGACCGCTGCCATCGTCGCGCATAACATGACCGGTCAGCACCCGGCACCGCTGAGCGGCTATCTGGCCAGCGAGCAGGGCTTGTGGTTCGGCCACCCCAACCACCCGGCGCCCAAGGCACGTCTGTGGCCTGCTCACCTGGCTCAGGAAACCTACGCGCCGGAGTTTCAGGCGCAGACCGCGCTGCACCTGTTTGAAGTGCCGCTGGAGGGCTTGCGTATCACCGCCAATGGTTTGAGCGAAGCAGAGGTGATGGCCGGCTTCGCCGATCAGTCCCGGGCTCGACCCGGGTATGCGTTGATCTGTATGCACCCGGTGCAGGCGCAGTTGTTCATGCAGGATCGCCGCGTGCAGCGTCTGCTCGAACTGGGCGAGATCGCAGACCTGGGCGCCAGCGGCCTACTGGCCAGCCCGACAGCTTCGATGCGCACCTGGTACATCGAAGGTCACGACTATTTCATCAAGGGCTCGCTGAACGTGCGCATTACCAACTGTGTCAGGAAGAACGCCTGGTACGAGCTGGAAAGCACATTGATCATCGACGACCTGTTTCAGCGCTTGCAGCAGAACTGCCCGGAGACGCTCGGCGGCCTGTCGACGGTTGCCGAACCCGGCTCGATGAGCTGGGCCCCCAAAGGCGCCACTGAGGCAGACGGCCACTGGTTCCGTGAGCAGACCGGGGCGATTCTGCGGGAAAACTTCTGCCGCCGTTCCGGCGCTGATTGCAGCGTGATGGCCGGCACCCTGTTCGCACGTGATTTGCGTTCAAAGCCGCTGGTGCACGATTTCCTTCAGCGTTTCAAAGGCAGCGAGCTGGAAGACGACGACCTGATCGACTGGTTCGACGCGTATCAGGCCTTGCTGCTGCGCCCGGTCATGGCGCTGTTCTTCAACCACGGCATCGTGATGGAGCCGCACCTGCAGAACGCGGTAGTGATTCACGATAACGGCCAGCCACAGCAGTTGCTGTTGCGCGACTTCGAAGGCGTCAAGCTGACCGACGAGCTGGGTATCGACGCCATTCAGGTCGGCCTGCACCCTCGGGTGCGTCAGTCGCTACTCTACAGCCGCGAACAGGGCTGGAGCCGCATAACCTACTGCCTGCTGATCAACAACCTGTCCGAAGCCGTGCTGGCCCTGAGCTGGGAACGCCCGCATCTGGCAGCGCTGATGTGGCAAAAAGTCGAGCAGCAACTGCGGCGCATACGCGAAGAACTGGTGCTGTCTGCGCCAGAGCTGGACGCGCTGATTGCCGGCCAGCCGATTGCCTGCAAGACCAACCTCAAGGTGCGCCTGGCCGCCAAGGCCGACCGGGAGGCCAATTATGTGCGCCTGGCGTCACCGTGGAGCACGGAGGCGCGTTATGCATAAGGTGCCGGAAACCGTACTAGCGGCCATTCACGAGGCCCGTGCTCTTGAAAGCGATCCGCTGGCCGCGTTTATCTACGATCTGGACGCGCTGCAACAGCATGTGAGCGAAGTCATGGCGGCGCTGCCGGCTGGCGTGGAGCTGTATTACGCGATCAAGGCCAACAGCGAAGCGCTGATGCTGGAAACCCTGGCGCCGCTGGTCAGCGGCTTCGAAATCTCTTCAGGCGGCGAGATCGAACGGGTCATGGCCTGTCCGACGTGCAAGCCGTATGTGTTTTCCGGCCCCGGCAAACTCGACTCGGACCTGCGCTCGGCGCTGCTCAACAAGGTCGAAGCCGTTCACCTGGAAAGCCTCAACGAAATCCAGCGCCTGCAACATCTGGCGGAAGAAGCAGAACGCGTGCAGCCGGTGTTCATCCGCATCAATCCACAACTGCCGGCAGCACAATCGAGCAAGCTGGCAATGGCCGGCACCGCGACCCCGTTCGGCATCGATGAAGCAGATCTGGCCGACGCCCTGCGCCTTGTGGACAGCGCCACGCACCTGACGCTCAAAGGGTTCCATGTGCACGCCATGTCGCATCAGATGTCGGTGGAGCGCCACGAGCAACTGCTGGATTTTTACCTGCAACGCTGGCAGGCATGGAAAGCGCTGGCCCGTTACCCTGAGCAACTGACCCATTTCAACGTCGGCGGCGGCATTGGCGTCGATTACCTGAACAATCCGCAATTCGACTGGCAGCGCCTGTGTCGCTACCTGGAAAAACGCTTGGGCGAGCAGCCTGATGCGCCGATCCTGCGCTTCGAGCCGGGACGCTTCATCAGTGCGTATTGCGGCTATTACGTCATTGAGGTGCTGGACCGCAAAACCAGTCACGGCGAGCATTTTCTGGTCTGCCGGGGCGGTACGCACCAGTTCCGCCTGCCGGTTGCGCAGGGCCACGATCATCCGGTTATCCACTTGCCGAGCGTACCACCAATCGCTGCATCGCCGGAAAAGGCCTACACCGTTGTCGGTCAGTTGTGTACGCCCAAGGACGTGCTGAGCCGCCGTCAGCCCTTCAAAGACGTGAGCATCGGCGACCTGCTGGTCCTGCCAATGGCGGGTGCTTATGGCTACAACATCTCGCACGCCGACTTTCTGTGCCATCCCAGACCGGCACAGCACTTCGTGCGCAACGGCGAACGGGTCAGCCAATGAGTGTGAAGGTTCCACGCAGTTGGGTGGTGATCAACGTGCTGCTCGGCACGCTGACGGTCAGCCTCAGCAACAGTTCGCTCAACCCGGCGCTGCCGACGTTCATGGAGGCGTTTCAGATCGGCCCGCTGCTGGCCACCTGGATCGTTGCAGGCTTCATGACCAGCATGGGCATGACCATGCCGCTGACCAGTTTTCTCAGCCAGCGAATCGGCCGCAAACGCCTGTACCTGTGGGGTGTAGCGCTGTTTGTCGGCGGCTCGTTGCTGGGCGCGCTGGCCAGTTCCATCGCCTTGGTCATCACGGCGCGAGTGGTGCAGGGCGTGGCCAGCGGGCTGATGATCCCCCTGTCGCTGGCGATCATCTTCTCGGTGTACGAAAAGCATGAACGGGGCAGGGTGACCGGGTTGTGGAGCGCAGCAGTGATGCTCGCTCCGGCGCTGGGTCCGCTGTGCGGCAGCCTGTTGCTGGAGTGGTTCAGCTGGCGCTCGCTGTTCCTCATGAACGTGCCCATCGGCCTGCTGGCGTTGCTGCTGGGCATCGGCGTGCTGCCAGACTCGGAGCCTGCCGAGCGCAAGCCGTTCGACCTGATCGGCTACCTGCTGATTGCGTCGGGCATCGGCCTGCTGATGATTGCCATCAGCCGCATGCATCACGCCCAGGCGCTGCTCGATCCGTTCAATCAGGCCATGGTGCTGGTCGCCTTGGCCTGCCTGATCGCTTTTGTGCGGGTGGAACTGCGCCGTGAAGCGCCGCTGCTCAATCTGCGCCTGTTCAACCTGCGCGGTTACCGGTTAAGCGTGATCATCGCCGTGGTGCAATCGGTGGGTATGTTCGAGTGCCTGGTGCTACTGCCGCTGCTGGTCCAGACCGTGCTGGGTTACAACCCGATCTGGACCGGTCTGGCACTGCTGTGTACCGCTGCGTTTGCCAGCCTGTTCGGGCAGTGGGGCGGCAAGGCGCTGGACCGCCACGGCCCGCGCACGGTGGTGGCCATCGGTTTGTTGCTTACCGGGCTGGCCACGCTGGCACTGGGCATGCTCAACGCCCATGCATCGATCGGCGTGGTGTTCGTGCTGATGATGGTGCGTGGCGCAGGCCTCGGGCTTTCCTACATGCCGGTGACCACGGCGGGGCTGAATGCCTTGCCCGAACCGATGGTCACGCAGGGCGCCGCGATGAACAACATCTCCCGCCGTCTGGTCGCGTCGCTGGCCATTGTCATCGCCTCACTCTGGCTGGAATTTCGCCTCAATAGCGCAGGGCCGCTCGCCACGCCGTCGGCCATCAGCGAAGTATTTATCGTCACCGGCGTGCTAATCCTGCTGGCGTTGCCCTGTGCGTGGCGCTTCCCCCTTAACGACGAGCGCGCCGAGGCCCAGCCCGACGCGGTCGAACCCCGATAATTTCTCCTTCGAGGTATGAACATGGCGACTCCTTTACCGCTGCAACGTCACGCTGCTTCACCCACAACAGCCACCGGTGACTGGCTGGCTGCTATCGACATCGCGCGTTACGAAAAAGTACAGCGCCGGGTCATCGGGCAATTGCTGCAAACCCTGCTGTATGAAGCCGCGCTGCCTTACCGTTGTGAACCACTGGGCGAGCATCTGCATCGTTTCAGCGTGCCGCTCGGAGATGGCGTGGAGTACCGCTGCAATGGTCTGCTCAGCACCAGTTTCGAGCTGATCCGGCTGGATCACGCCAGCCTTGAACGCGTCGACAGCGCGGGCCAGCGCTCGACGCCGGACCTGCACCTGGCGTTGACCGAAGTGCTCGCGCCGTTCAAGGACAGTCCGCACTTGGCGCGCTTCATTCAGGAAATCGAGCAGACCCAGCTCAAGGACCTGCAAGCGCGCAATCAGGGTTATAAACCTGCCATGCCAGCCCACGAACTGGACGTGGATGCGCTGGAGCAGCACTTCATGGACGCCCACAGCTACCACCCGTGCTATAAGTCGCGAATCAGCTTTTCTCTGGCCGATAACCGCAACTACGGGCCGGAGTTTGCCACGCCCTTCGCGGTGGTCTGGCTGGCGGTCGCCAAATCGAGTGCTTCAGTGGGTCATTCGCGGAACATGGATGTGCAGGCATTTATCCGCGATGAGCTTGGCGCACAACGCTGGCAGGAATTTGCCGGCATCCTGGCTGCACAAGGCAAATCCATCGATGACTATCAGTTGATGCCGGTGCACCCGTGGCAGTGGGACAACGTCACGGTGTCGACCTTCTACCCCGAGCTGGCCAGCGGCGAGCTGGTGTATCTGGGCACCTCGGCAGATCATTACAAGGCGCAACAATCGATCCGCACGCTGGCCAACGCCAGCCAGCCGCAACGACCTTACGTCAAGCTGGCGATGAGCATGACCAACACCTCCAGCACGCGGATTCTGGCGCGGCATACGGTGCTCAACGGCCCGATCATCACCGACTGGCTGCACCAGCTGATTGCCACCGACAGCACCGCCAAAGCGCTGGATTTCGTGATTCTTGGCGAAGTGGCGGGGGTCAGTTACGACTACCGTCACCTGCCCGAATCCCGTTCGGTACAGACCTACGGCACGCTGGGTGCCATCTGGCGCGAAAGCCTGCATCAGTACCTCAAGGACGATGAGCAAGCCGTGCCGTTCAACGGCCTGAGCCACGTGGAAAACCGCTACGGCGACGGCGAGCAAGCACCGTTCATCGACGCCTGGATCGGCCAGTACGGCCTCGAGGCGTGGACCCGTCAGTTGTTGCAGGTGACCGTGCCGCCGATCATCCACATGCTCTACGCCGAAGGCATCGGCATGGAGTCCCACGGCCAGAACATTGTGCTGATCGTCAAACAGGGCTGGCCACAGCGCATTGCGCTCAAGGACTTCCATGACGGCGTGCGTTATTCGCCTGCCCACCTGGGGCGTCCCGAGCTGTGCCCGGAGCTGGTGCCGCTGCCTGAAAGCCACGCAAAACTCAACCGCAACTCGTTCATCATCACCGATGACGTGAACGCAGTACGCGATTTCTCCTGTGATTGTTTCTTCTTCATCTGCCTGGCGGAAATGGCGATCTTCCTGCGTCAGCAGTATCAGCTCGACGAGGCACTGTTCTGGCAGATGACCGCTGAGGTGATCCTCGACTACCAGCAGGCGCATCCGCAGCACCGCGACCGTTTCGGGCTGTTCGACGTGTTCGCGCCGACGTATGAAGTGGAAGAGCTGACCAAGCGCCGCCT
It includes:
- a CDS encoding IucA/IucC family protein; its protein translation is MTNTDRTVLSNMVSELATTRALLNCLIKEFALPENCLQYTWPQDTQGIAPGSFVDGGHWKGIPLTISLPNQQQFFVLVDRQDRLGSHRYLSDVYARHGQGTWRCLAFPEFARQLLTACEHMTRASNDELLDQVLQSQHLTAAIVAHNMTGQHPAPLSGYLASEQGLWFGHPNHPAPKARLWPAHLAQETYAPEFQAQTALHLFEVPLEGLRITANGLSEAEVMAGFADQSRARPGYALICMHPVQAQLFMQDRRVQRLLELGEIADLGASGLLASPTASMRTWYIEGHDYFIKGSLNVRITNCVRKNAWYELESTLIIDDLFQRLQQNCPETLGGLSTVAEPGSMSWAPKGATEADGHWFREQTGAILRENFCRRSGADCSVMAGTLFARDLRSKPLVHDFLQRFKGSELEDDDLIDWFDAYQALLLRPVMALFFNHGIVMEPHLQNAVVIHDNGQPQQLLLRDFEGVKLTDELGIDAIQVGLHPRVRQSLLYSREQGWSRITYCLLINNLSEAVLALSWERPHLAALMWQKVEQQLRRIREELVLSAPELDALIAGQPIACKTNLKVRLAAKADREANYVRLASPWSTEARYA
- a CDS encoding type III PLP-dependent enzyme, producing MHKVPETVLAAIHEARALESDPLAAFIYDLDALQQHVSEVMAALPAGVELYYAIKANSEALMLETLAPLVSGFEISSGGEIERVMACPTCKPYVFSGPGKLDSDLRSALLNKVEAVHLESLNEIQRLQHLAEEAERVQPVFIRINPQLPAAQSSKLAMAGTATPFGIDEADLADALRLVDSATHLTLKGFHVHAMSHQMSVERHEQLLDFYLQRWQAWKALARYPEQLTHFNVGGGIGVDYLNNPQFDWQRLCRYLEKRLGEQPDAPILRFEPGRFISAYCGYYVIEVLDRKTSHGEHFLVCRGGTHQFRLPVAQGHDHPVIHLPSVPPIAASPEKAYTVVGQLCTPKDVLSRRQPFKDVSIGDLLVLPMAGAYGYNISHADFLCHPRPAQHFVRNGERVSQ
- a CDS encoding DHA2 family efflux MFS transporter permease subunit, which translates into the protein MSVKVPRSWVVINVLLGTLTVSLSNSSLNPALPTFMEAFQIGPLLATWIVAGFMTSMGMTMPLTSFLSQRIGRKRLYLWGVALFVGGSLLGALASSIALVITARVVQGVASGLMIPLSLAIIFSVYEKHERGRVTGLWSAAVMLAPALGPLCGSLLLEWFSWRSLFLMNVPIGLLALLLGIGVLPDSEPAERKPFDLIGYLLIASGIGLLMIAISRMHHAQALLDPFNQAMVLVALACLIAFVRVELRREAPLLNLRLFNLRGYRLSVIIAVVQSVGMFECLVLLPLLVQTVLGYNPIWTGLALLCTAAFASLFGQWGGKALDRHGPRTVVAIGLLLTGLATLALGMLNAHASIGVVFVLMMVRGAGLGLSYMPVTTAGLNALPEPMVTQGAAMNNISRRLVASLAIVIASLWLEFRLNSAGPLATPSAISEVFIVTGVLILLALPCAWRFPLNDERAEAQPDAVEPR
- a CDS encoding IucA/IucC family protein is translated as MATPLPLQRHAASPTTATGDWLAAIDIARYEKVQRRVIGQLLQTLLYEAALPYRCEPLGEHLHRFSVPLGDGVEYRCNGLLSTSFELIRLDHASLERVDSAGQRSTPDLHLALTEVLAPFKDSPHLARFIQEIEQTQLKDLQARNQGYKPAMPAHELDVDALEQHFMDAHSYHPCYKSRISFSLADNRNYGPEFATPFAVVWLAVAKSSASVGHSRNMDVQAFIRDELGAQRWQEFAGILAAQGKSIDDYQLMPVHPWQWDNVTVSTFYPELASGELVYLGTSADHYKAQQSIRTLANASQPQRPYVKLAMSMTNTSSTRILARHTVLNGPIITDWLHQLIATDSTAKALDFVILGEVAGVSYDYRHLPESRSVQTYGTLGAIWRESLHQYLKDDEQAVPFNGLSHVENRYGDGEQAPFIDAWIGQYGLEAWTRQLLQVTVPPIIHMLYAEGIGMESHGQNIVLIVKQGWPQRIALKDFHDGVRYSPAHLGRPELCPELVPLPESHAKLNRNSFIITDDVNAVRDFSCDCFFFICLAEMAIFLRQQYQLDEALFWQMTAEVILDYQQAHPQHRDRFGLFDVFAPTYEVEELTKRRLLGDGERRFRSVPNPLHAYRPQ